From the genome of Medicago truncatula cultivar Jemalong A17 chromosome 2, MtrunA17r5.0-ANR, whole genome shotgun sequence:
TTCATCCTTTTCTAGAATTTTTCTCACTCACCAATGATCTCCTTTCTCCACCACGAGCCGTCGCTAAGTCTTCCTTTCCGCCTATGCGACCACCACCCGAACCACCACCAAAACCACCATGGCTAGGATACGTCCTAGATCTCTTGCTTGTTGATGTTTCTCTGGTCCACTCTTTCAAtggtttgttttgtgttttattgttaattttattttgttttaaatatgtcttcatggtgtttgatgaaatgtccCAAGAAAGCTTAACTTGCTGGAACAGAATTTTGATTGCAAAACTACTTGCGGCACCCACCGATCTCAACATCCTCACCACCAAACAAATTGATTCTAGGCATGTGGATACTTTGGACAAATTCGAGACcatttaggctctgtttggtaaaaatagcggatagctgataagctagctgatagctgcaactagctgataagctaactgaagtgtttggtaaaaatagcggttcaactagctgataaatgtaaaatgacataaagggtattcttaattcataataaaaattatatcattaatttaagtatttgtaattttgtaaactaatttttctttaaaaaaatactttaaatttattaatttaatatatcctatgtattataaattaaattaaattttattcactaaaattttatcttatatttattatcatttaagtgtttccactttataaagaaaataacatttacctcaaaaaaaaaaaaaaaggtagcactaatagagtaatactaataacagagaataaagaaaataacacttaccacaaaaaaataaaaaaaaaagtaacactaatagaataatggtattttgtttcgtaaaaaaaaaaaaacgaaggtatatatttaaaaaaaataaaaatgccagctgatatatatacaaaaattggaataaagggatagtagtctttattacgtagcttattataaaaattataatggataaaaatacaatttaaatgaaataataaaggtaaaattgaaagaaaaagtgagaagctataagctataagctcaaacgctacttggaatagcttctgaaaaatagcttataagctcgtgaaataagctataagctcatggtaaaaaaatgttaccaaacagagctttttttgtcaaacgagcttataagctataagctaaaagctaaaagctcttttttggggtTTCTCAAACAGACCCTTATAGTCGAATCGTGCTTGCAGAAGTCAAAGAAATGATCCGTAACTGAATAGATTTAAAGACTTTGGACTCTCTTTTCAACTTTGCCATAGATTATATGTGGAAGAATTTGTCATGCTTGTTTGGATCTAAGGATGGGAAAGGAGTTGCATCTTTGTATTTGTGTTATGTGTATCAAATCTGTGTTGACTTAGTTTTCATGTTTAGCTTTAGTGTGTGGATGGGGTATGTCCCAACACATTTGTTTGTTAATGCTGCTAGTTATGTTGCTCCTTGTATCAATGATGGCTGTGTTCCAACTTTTGTTTAATGAAAGTTGtttcacttcaaaaaaaaaaaaaacttgagacCTAGAAAGCAGCACACTTGAATGTCGCATGTCTTCAACACATAAAAGAAActtataaaaagggaaaaaaattgtcTGTCCTATGCAATATTGCATAGGTTAAGtaaaaatgagaatttttttattgaaaacaataaacgaaaatttgaagaaagaaaacaataattatttattacaaaattatatatgtaaTATAAAGTGTACAAACTAAATTCTAAGATGAAAttcctctaatttttttttttaccaaaactagaaaactctaaaaaataagttttaagataaacttactatttttttactttttagtacTATGCAAGTTTGCACGTATtagaaaaattcaatattttacgAGTATACATATGCTTACGTTATGATACACCCACTAAAATGAATTTGATCTGAACCGATTGAGGATTTGAGGGCAATTAAATTTTGCTAGCTTTTCTTAAGTTCTCACAAATGTTCATTAATGTGCTGAAGCTAAAAGGTGAAACATATGAAGTCACACAATTACAACACccaactaaaaaaaaaggttctgtcgaaaaaactaaaaaaaaaaagggtcaaACTTTGGTACATTATCAGATTAGAGGAGCCGCATCAACACAATTATAGCTTGAGAAAAAACTTAGTTTACAAAGATAGATAGATAGTAAAGGGAAGATAGTGATAGACTACAAAATATATAGTTAGAATATGGTCAATAATTTATAGGAGTGAAATGGTTGATTTATTTCTTTAAGCTTAACTCAATTAATTTAAGCAGGAAAAGTTTTTAGCAATAATAGAAAAATCTAACTTttcattcaatcaatttaattgaaaaaaaaatgtacatttcATATGCAGCAAGCAAGCAATTAGCAACGTTTTGGTGAAATTCTAATTAATTAAGTTCGTCTTACGGCGGGCCCCAGGCTTTCTAATTgcctcttttcttctcttctggTGGCTGTGGCAGAAACATAATAAGGAACGGTGAACAATCCATGGATGAAACACAAAATGCCACCTATGAATAGAAACCTATGGTTAAATATCCCACATGATTTTCTTGACCTTGAGTTGGCTAATGTTCCTATAATTAGCATGGAGAATGCAACTGCCATCACGAGCCTGTAAATTACACACATAGATAGATATTCAGCATGTTGCACATGTACATCAAATTTTCAATGTCTTTTTTCGTATAAATAACGTTTAAGAATAGTACTAACAAAATGTTTCAACTTCCAAgcaaaaaattaagaataagaGGCCATCATGATTTGTGTTTTAATTCAAGTTGAGAAGCAATTTAGAAGTGTTCAATAAAAGTGCATTAGACAAACATGTTTGgataaaatagtttaattgAACGTGGACCATTAATGCACAATTAAAGGGGCTCAAACGCCCTCTAGAAGGGCCTAAAACGGCCTTAAGCTCATCCCCCTTAAGGACGCCACCTCAAAAAGCCTTCTAAAACATACTATACGATCGACCTTACAGATTCATCACTTCGTCTTGTCCTAAGACTCGTATTTGGGGGGATGTGGACCATCAGTATATTCCTAAGGGCTCAAATGCCTTCTAGAAAGGCTCAAGCGCCCTCCAGAACGGCTCCTGAGGCCTAGGTGCGCCCTTCCAGAGGCGCCGCCTCAACTTGCTTCTAGAAGCATCTAGAGCTTAGTAAAAAGACATAAGGCCCAGCTTGCTTGGGGCACAAGTTACGTGAAAACAAGCCCATAgtaggctataaataccaccatTGAGATTATTCTCAAGACATCTCATAAATAGTCTAAATCCTAGATACAATTATTGTACTCTTGCGCAAGTACAGAACGTTTATTGAACAATGTCCTCGTTGTTACAAAGTTGTCGCATGTGAAgatattttatgtaaaattcTGGATTTAAATCGGAGGTCACCACATCTTCCCAATATGTGTGCATTTATTTCAATGTGTGGACCACTAGGCCAataggtaaataaaaaaaaacattgttgaaCAAAAATGCTTATAATATAAGCACTCATATATAAACGTTATTGAACAACTTACCaagagaaaatgagaaaagCCATAGATAATTGTTTATTGGCTGTGGCTGATCTGTATTGGTCTTTAGACCAAACACAAACGCAGCCTCCAAGCAAGTTAGCAATTATATGAGCAAGAGACAAGAGAATAAGAGCTGCAAGTCCTAATTGGAAAGCTTGATGGCTAGGATACCTACAATCAAATATCCACATCTTCATAGGCTTCTCCTGTTTTCATATGCC
Proteins encoded in this window:
- the LOC11433874 gene encoding uncharacterized protein isoform X1, which encodes MIYLFYVTYQLLKQGIIMAKNYGFLICILVMVMDIVAGILGIQAEITQNKEKPMKMWIFDCRYPSHQAFQLGLAALILLSLAHIIANLLGGCVCVWSKDQYRSATANKQLSMAFLIFSWLVMAVAFSMLIIGTLANSRSRKSCGIFNHRFLFIGGILCFIHGLFTVPYYVSATATRREEKRQLESLGPAVRRT
- the LOC11433874 gene encoding uncharacterized protein isoform X2; translated protein: MAKNYGFLICILVMVMDIVAGILGIQAEITQNKEKPMKMWIFDCRYPSHQAFQLGLAALILLSLAHIIANLLGGCVCVWSKDQYRSATANKQLSMAFLIFSWLVMAVAFSMLIIGTLANSRSRKSCGIFNHRFLFIGGILCFIHGLFTVPYYVSATATRREEKRQLESLGPAVRRT